One window of the Gambusia affinis linkage group LG01, SWU_Gaff_1.0, whole genome shotgun sequence genome contains the following:
- the plp2b gene encoding proteolipid protein 2b isoform X2 — MKVSTTQRLVLFSGSPLCGMVISFIILICYASSWYGGYTAVAICEMCFAIVFFCVFMMDLDKQFTAVSWVWSDFIRAFTGTLVYLITSLICVIRGAGDGALIAGGVFGLLAGLLFAYDTYTIYLQIQSARSQTGGSGSTA; from the exons ATGAAGGTGTCAACAACTCAGAGGCTGGTTTTGTTCTCGGGGAGTCCTCTGTGTGGTATG GTTATCAGTTTTATAATCCTTATCTGCTATGCTTCGTCCTGGTATGGCGGCTACACTGCTGTTGCCATCTGCGAGATGTGCTTTGCTATCGTGTTCTTCTGTGTCTTCATGATGGACCTGGACAAGCAGTTTACAGCCGTCAGCTGGGTCTGGAGT GACTTTATCCGTGCATTTACTGGCACTCTAGTTTACCTCATCACGTCGCTCATCTGCGTCATCAGAGGAGCCGGGGACGGAGCGCTCATCGCAGGCGGG GTGTTCGGCTTGCTCGCTGGTCTCCTGTTTGCATATGACACGTACACCATCTACCTGCAAATCCAGAGCGCCAGGTCGCAAACTGGAGGTTCTG GTAGCACAGCTTAA
- the plp2b gene encoding proteolipid protein 2b isoform X1 produces the protein MAADTTETASVGVVERLKSYVRTQKGTILAAEIVISFIILICYASSWYGGYTAVAICEMCFAIVFFCVFMMDLDKQFTAVSWVWSDFIRAFTGTLVYLITSLICVIRGAGDGALIAGGVFGLLAGLLFAYDTYTIYLQIQSARSQTGGSGSTA, from the exons ATGGCTGCTGATACTACCGAGACTGCCTCTGTGGGCGTCGTGGAGAGGCTGAAAAGTTACGTGCGGACCCAGAAAGGCACCATCCTCGCTGCAGAAATT GTTATCAGTTTTATAATCCTTATCTGCTATGCTTCGTCCTGGTATGGCGGCTACACTGCTGTTGCCATCTGCGAGATGTGCTTTGCTATCGTGTTCTTCTGTGTCTTCATGATGGACCTGGACAAGCAGTTTACAGCCGTCAGCTGGGTCTGGAGT GACTTTATCCGTGCATTTACTGGCACTCTAGTTTACCTCATCACGTCGCTCATCTGCGTCATCAGAGGAGCCGGGGACGGAGCGCTCATCGCAGGCGGG GTGTTCGGCTTGCTCGCTGGTCTCCTGTTTGCATATGACACGTACACCATCTACCTGCAAATCCAGAGCGCCAGGTCGCAAACTGGAGGTTCTG GTAGCACAGCTTAA
- the sypb gene encoding synaptophysin b has product MDVANQLVAQGQFTVVKQPLGFIKVLQWICSTAVRGMSVLHDSVVLPWSYVSVPAPHRCLPGSLRANQPISFLALEARVMHESSVREGLRASASGWRKGCQSACSFCIIMDQNGQGHLKTQTPQRRHRGDDEPLAKQEEQKPACFLLAALPWRWLCGIVTLTAQYLLNHHTDGGLMDFVVTAVFAFMWLVSSCAWAKGLSDVKTATDPERVITLIPACEDQENLCKEVYDPKVSGLNTSVAFGFINLILWVGNLWFVFKETGWMAAVFPSKQLQDGRSGHRWSVSRPPPASPHLLCVCLCVCESAGGGRGGRTLTIRDLGFLLFAVTMLIIHVMYLTVKDNRGLSVWVYEKNLNTNTKTIVRGTLL; this is encoded by the exons ATGGATGTTGCGAACCAG CTGGTGGCCCAAGGGCAGTTCACAGTAGTCAAGCAACCACTGGGATTTATAAAAGTACTACAGTGG ATTTGCAGCACAGCAGTCAGAGGCATGAGTGTGCTGCATGACTCTGTAGTCCTTCCCTGGAGCTATGTGAGTGTGCCAGCACCTCATCGCTGTCTCCCTGGGTCACTGCGagccaaccaaccaatcagctTCCTCGCTCTGGAGGCCAGGGTGATGCATGAATCATCTGTCAGAGAGGGTCTGCGTGCCTCAGCGTCAGGCTGGAGGAAAGGCTGCCAGAGCGCCTGCTCGTTCTGCATCATTATGG ATCAAAATGGACAGGGCCACCTAAAAACCCAAACACCTCAGAGGAGACACAGAGGAGATGACGAGCCTCTAGCAAagcaggaggagcagaaacCAGCTTGCTTCCTGCTAGCTGCGTTACCATGGCGCTGGCTGTGTGGCATCGTTACTTTGACCGCCCAGTACTTACTGAACCACCACACAGACGGAGGGTTGATG GACTTTGTTGTGACGGCAGTGTTTGCCTTCATGTGGCTGGTCTCATCATGTGCTTGGGCTAAAGGCCTGTCAGACGTGAAGACAGCCACCGATCCAGAGAGGGTCATCACTCTCATCCCGGCCTGCGAAGATCAGGAAAACCTCTGCAAAGAGGTCTACGACCCCAAAGTCTCCGGGCTCAACACCTCTGTG GCTTTTGGTTTCATCAATCTGATCCTATGGGTGGGAAACCTGTGGTTCGTCTTCAAAGAGACCGGCTGGATGGCTGCGGTCTTCCCATCTAAACAGCTGCAGGATG GGCGATCTGGTCATCGTTGGAGCGTTTCTCGACCACCACCTGCGTCTCCACATCttctgtgtgtctgtttgtgtgtctgtgagtcGGCAGGCGGCGGGAGGGGAGGCCGCACTCTTACCATAAGGGATCTGggatttcttctgtttgctgtaACAATGCTGATTATTCACGTGATGTATTTAACTGTAAAAGACAACAGAGGATTGTCTGTTTGGGTATACGAGAAAAACTTGAACACAAATACCAAAACAATCGTAAGGGGAACCTTGTTGTAA